In Sedimentibacter sp. MB31-C6, one genomic interval encodes:
- a CDS encoding tyrosine recombinase XerC has protein sequence MYTNYNDLCPPPMSDFLEYMLSIKGRSEKTVSEYFLDLRTFYRFIVVRYKLSSKIDVFDDIDINLVTLDILKKIKIMDLHAFIAFMDRERNNSNRTKARKIACLRSFFKYLYSIVRLISENPAIDLETPKKNSRLPVALSLDESKDILTSINGANEKRDFAIITLFLNCGLRLSELISIDIDKIKGDTLTVVGKGNKERTIYLNDACVKAIEDYLAVKPDSKPGHENALFLSNRKTRFTQRGVQHMVCKYLNEAGLSGKHYSPHKLRHTAATLMYQYGNVDIRALQELLGHESVSTTQIYTHIDKKQLREAVKHNPLNDI, from the coding sequence ATGTATACGAATTATAATGACCTATGCCCTCCTCCAATGAGTGATTTTTTAGAATATATGTTATCTATTAAAGGCAGATCAGAAAAAACGGTCAGTGAATACTTCCTTGACCTAAGAACCTTTTATAGATTTATAGTAGTAAGATATAAATTAAGTTCTAAGATTGACGTTTTTGATGATATAGATATTAACTTAGTTACTTTAGATATTTTAAAAAAAATTAAAATTATGGACCTTCATGCTTTTATCGCTTTTATGGACAGAGAAAGGAATAATTCTAATAGAACTAAGGCTAGAAAAATTGCATGCCTTCGCTCTTTTTTTAAATATTTATATTCCATTGTTAGGTTAATTTCTGAAAATCCTGCCATTGACTTAGAAACTCCAAAAAAAAACAGTCGTTTACCTGTAGCTTTGTCTTTAGATGAATCAAAGGATATACTTACATCTATTAATGGGGCTAATGAAAAACGTGATTTTGCAATAATTACATTATTTTTAAATTGTGGGCTTCGATTATCAGAGCTAATAAGTATTGATATAGATAAAATCAAAGGTGATACATTAACTGTTGTAGGTAAAGGTAACAAGGAAAGAACAATTTACTTGAATGATGCCTGTGTAAAAGCCATTGAAGATTATCTTGCTGTAAAACCGGATTCAAAGCCTGGCCATGAAAACGCGCTATTTTTAAGTAATCGTAAAACTAGATTCACTCAAAGAGGTGTTCAACACATGGTTTGTAAATACTTAAATGAAGCCGGTTTATCTGGCAAGCACTACTCTCCTCACAAATTGCGCCACACTGCTGCAACTTTGATGTATCAGTATGGTAATGTAGATATTAGAGCACTTCAGGAATTACTTGGTCATGAAAGTGTATCTACTACACAAATTTATACGCATATAGATAAAAAACAATTACGTGAAGCTGTTAAACATAATCCTTTAAATGATATTTAA
- a CDS encoding endonuclease MutS2: protein MNNNTFEKLQYEELKNNVKEFCVSTLGKNLINKLKPSSNIQTVKKRLIETTEGRRIVESFNVPLQGIVNIDNIVANLNKGAILTPEALNNVSDFLRGCRKVKLFMEDKKFYAPTLMSYSYSLKELTSIEDEINTCIHNNSVDSNATKTLKKIRKHIENTEIKIEEKLESFLKSDKNKKYIQEFFITNRNGRFTIPIKSSYKNQVDGMIVDTSSTGSTVFIEPSIISKYTSELLQLKAQESDEEYQILSFLTGLVKDYIDEITRNIEVIGIYDMIFAKAKYSIEIQGISPIINDYGYINIINGRHPLLKGNIIPLNFSIGKVYRTLIITGPNAGGKTVVLKAVGLLTLAVQSGFHIPCDEGSNISIFNSIFADIGDDQSIENALSTFSSHVKNLAEIINKTNKSTLLLFDEIGSGTEPNEGAALAISMLEEVYHKGAITVATTHYGEIKNYTLNHTDFENAAMLFDNETLEPLYKLQIGKSGKSNALWIADKMGINNNVIKRAKSYIDTKVYDYSIVDKGKVRIEKYISNNDISFTYEIGDRVYLSEYKDYGLIYKSKNEFNNVTVLYNDDFIEVNIKQIKLQYKAKDLYPSDYDLNTLFTSFEDRKLEKDIARGSKKALKKLMKKESK from the coding sequence ATGAACAATAATACTTTTGAAAAATTACAATATGAAGAATTGAAAAATAACGTAAAAGAATTTTGTGTAAGCACTTTAGGCAAAAACTTGATTAACAAACTAAAACCTTCTTCAAATATCCAAACTGTGAAAAAAAGACTCATAGAAACAACAGAAGGAAGAAGAATTGTAGAAAGCTTCAATGTGCCATTACAAGGAATTGTTAACATTGATAATATAGTTGCAAATTTAAATAAAGGTGCTATACTAACTCCAGAAGCATTAAATAATGTATCTGACTTTTTAAGAGGTTGCAGAAAAGTAAAACTATTTATGGAAGATAAGAAATTCTATGCTCCTACATTAATGAGTTACAGTTATTCTTTAAAGGAATTAACTAGTATTGAAGATGAAATTAATACTTGTATACACAATAATTCTGTAGATTCTAATGCAACAAAAACACTAAAAAAAATAAGAAAACATATTGAAAATACTGAAATTAAAATAGAAGAAAAGCTAGAGAGTTTTTTAAAATCAGATAAAAATAAAAAATATATTCAGGAATTTTTTATAACAAATAGAAATGGAAGATTTACAATTCCTATTAAATCGTCTTATAAAAATCAAGTAGATGGAATGATTGTAGATACTTCTTCTACTGGCTCAACAGTTTTCATCGAGCCTTCAATTATTAGTAAATATACATCAGAATTATTACAACTTAAGGCTCAAGAATCTGATGAGGAATATCAAATTTTATCATTTTTAACTGGATTAGTTAAGGATTATATAGACGAAATAACAAGAAATATAGAAGTAATTGGTATATATGATATGATATTTGCTAAAGCAAAATACAGTATCGAAATTCAAGGAATTTCGCCAATTATAAATGATTATGGCTATATTAATATTATTAACGGTCGTCATCCATTACTTAAAGGCAATATTATACCTTTAAACTTTTCCATTGGAAAAGTTTATAGAACACTTATTATTACTGGCCCTAACGCAGGTGGAAAAACAGTTGTGCTGAAAGCTGTTGGTTTATTAACATTAGCAGTGCAATCAGGCTTTCACATACCATGTGATGAAGGTTCAAACATATCTATATTTAATAGTATTTTTGCTGATATTGGAGATGATCAAAGTATTGAAAATGCGTTAAGTACATTTTCATCTCACGTTAAAAACTTAGCTGAAATCATTAATAAAACAAATAAATCAACCCTTTTGCTTTTCGATGAAATAGGTAGTGGAACTGAGCCTAACGAAGGTGCAGCTTTAGCAATATCTATGCTAGAAGAAGTATATCACAAAGGAGCAATTACTGTTGCAACAACACACTATGGCGAAATTAAGAACTACACTTTGAATCATACTGATTTTGAAAATGCAGCGATGCTTTTTGATAATGAAACATTAGAGCCTTTATACAAATTACAAATTGGAAAATCAGGGAAAAGCAATGCTTTGTGGATTGCAGATAAAATGGGAATAAACAACAATGTAATTAAAAGAGCTAAAAGTTATATTGATACTAAAGTTTATGATTATAGTATTGTTGATAAAGGTAAAGTTAGAATTGAAAAATATATTTCTAATAATGATATTTCATTTACCTATGAAATAGGAGATAGAGTATATTTATCTGAATATAAAGACTATGGTTTAATATATAAATCAAAAAATGAATTTAACAACGTTACTGTTCTTTATAATGATGACTTCATAGAAGTTAATATAAAACAAATTAAATTACAATATAAAGCCAAGGATTTATATCCTTCAGATTATGATTTAAATACTCTTTTTACAAGTTTTGAAGATAGAAAATTGGAAAAAGATATTGCTAGAGGATCCAAAAAAGCTCTGAAAAAACTTATGAAAAAGGAAAGTAAATAA
- a CDS encoding pyridoxamine 5'-phosphate oxidase family protein produces MFREMRRKKQLLAEEKTVDILKSCTSGVLGVIGDDGYPYTVPVSYTYKDGKIYIHSAKQGHKIDSIVKNDKVTFSVIEKDDVIQETFTTHFRSVSIFGRARILTEDSDRRQALESLVEKYSPDYIKEGQLEITKEWNRVCLIEIKIEHMTGKEAIELVNKNN; encoded by the coding sequence ATGTTTAGAGAAATGAGAAGAAAAAAACAATTGTTAGCGGAAGAAAAGACTGTAGATATTCTAAAGTCATGTACATCTGGTGTGCTAGGAGTAATAGGTGATGACGGTTATCCATATACTGTTCCTGTAAGTTATACTTATAAAGATGGTAAGATATATATACATAGTGCAAAACAAGGACATAAAATTGATAGTATAGTAAAAAATGATAAAGTGACTTTTTCAGTAATAGAGAAAGATGATGTAATTCAAGAAACATTTACTACTCATTTTAGAAGTGTTTCTATATTTGGTAGGGCAAGGATTCTTACAGAGGATTCAGATAGACGACAAGCCCTAGAGAGTTTAGTAGAAAAATATTCACCGGATTATATTAAAGAGGGACAACTAGAAATTACTAAAGAATGGAACAGAGTTTGTTTAATTGAAATTAAAATTGAACATATGACCGGCAAAGAGGCTATAGAACTTGTAAATAAAAATAATTAG
- the thiD gene encoding bifunctional hydroxymethylpyrimidine kinase/phosphomethylpyrimidine kinase — protein sequence MKKVLTIAGSDSSGGAGIQADLKTMNSHKVYGMSVITALTAQNTTGVYGVFESSPEFVSKQMDTIFTDIYPDAVKIGMVSNKEIISVIADKLIQYKAKKIVLDPVMVATSGSKLCKDDSIEMLINKLIPLATVITPNIQEAQVLCGFEIQSKEDMQRAAVKISESYSGYILIKGGHLTFSSDDLLYCNGKFMWYEQTRIESQNTHGTGCTLSSAIACNLAEGYDIKTSIQNSKEYITGALKAGLNIGKGRGPLNHCWNL from the coding sequence ATGAAAAAGGTATTAACAATAGCCGGATCTGACTCAAGTGGCGGAGCAGGTATCCAAGCAGATTTAAAAACTATGAATAGTCACAAAGTTTACGGTATGAGTGTTATAACAGCATTGACTGCTCAAAATACAACCGGAGTATATGGTGTATTTGAATCTTCGCCAGAATTTGTATCAAAGCAAATGGATACGATTTTTACTGATATATATCCTGATGCAGTTAAAATAGGTATGGTTTCAAATAAAGAAATAATATCAGTTATCGCCGATAAGCTTATTCAATACAAAGCAAAAAAAATAGTTCTTGATCCGGTAATGGTAGCTACAAGTGGAAGTAAACTTTGCAAGGATGATTCAATTGAAATGCTTATAAACAAATTAATACCTCTGGCGACTGTAATAACGCCAAATATTCAAGAAGCTCAGGTGCTATGTGGTTTTGAAATTCAGAGCAAGGAAGACATGCAGAGAGCTGCAGTTAAAATATCAGAAAGTTATTCAGGTTATATTCTTATTAAAGGAGGGCATTTAACTTTCAGCAGTGATGATTTGTTATATTGTAATGGAAAGTTTATGTGGTACGAACAAACAAGAATAGAAAGTCAAAACACTCATGGAACAGGATGTACACTTTCATCAGCAATTGCTTGTAACTTGGCTGAGGGTTATGATATTAAGACAAGTATACAAAATTCAAAAGAGTATATTACAGGTGCTTTAAAAGCAGGATTAAATATAGGAAAGGGAAGAGGACCTTTAAATCATTGTTGGAATCTTTAG
- the thiW gene encoding energy coupling factor transporter S component ThiW: MIKSKSIILKKKIFTALLACMGYVLNTFVWIPGMAPFQHFINVIAAVFLGPAWSFVCALIIGILRMILNGRPILAVIGAIVGAYFSGLLYKRFQKLYWAVLGEVIGTGIISAIISYPFMRLFYGLPKSSIFTYIPLFLPSSFMGAMLGLLLIKTLKKIKMFDSIKSLVNELDMNNKQ, translated from the coding sequence ATGATAAAAAGTAAAAGTATTATTTTAAAAAAAAAAATTTTTACAGCATTGCTGGCATGTATGGGTTATGTACTAAATACTTTTGTATGGATTCCTGGAATGGCACCTTTTCAACATTTTATAAATGTAATAGCTGCTGTATTTCTGGGACCAGCTTGGAGTTTTGTATGTGCACTGATAATTGGAATATTGAGAATGATACTAAATGGACGACCTATATTGGCGGTTATCGGAGCTATAGTGGGAGCTTACTTTTCAGGCCTACTGTACAAAAGATTTCAAAAATTATATTGGGCAGTATTAGGAGAGGTAATAGGTACTGGAATAATTAGTGCTATTATTTCGTATCCATTTATGAGATTATTTTATGGATTACCGAAAAGTTCGATTTTTACTTATATTCCATTATTTCTTCCATCATCTTTCATGGGAGCAATGCTTGGATTGTTGCTTATAAAAACATTAAAGAAAATAAAGATGTTTGATAGTATAAAGTCGTTGGTAAACGAACTTGACATGAATAATAAACAGTGA
- the lexA gene encoding transcriptional repressor LexA, producing the protein MNCEGLSDKQVKILEYIKDELTFRGYPPSIREICKAVGLSSTSSVHAHLNTLEKKGYIKKGTNKRRALELIDVDDICCNMPKKEIVNVPIIGTVTAGSPILAVENIDDTLPISIDFVGNNDSYVLKVKGESMIEAGILNGDYVIVNSQNTADNGDIVVALIGDEATVKTFYKEKDHIRLQPQNSSMDPILIKEPYILGVVKAVVRKY; encoded by the coding sequence ATGAATTGTGAAGGCTTAAGCGATAAGCAAGTAAAGATATTAGAATACATAAAGGATGAATTAACTTTTAGGGGCTATCCTCCATCTATAAGAGAAATATGTAAGGCTGTTGGTTTAAGTTCTACTTCTTCAGTACATGCTCACTTAAATACTTTAGAAAAAAAAGGATATATTAAAAAAGGAACAAATAAAAGAAGAGCTCTCGAATTAATAGATGTTGATGACATATGTTGCAATATGCCTAAAAAAGAAATTGTTAATGTTCCTATTATAGGAACAGTTACTGCAGGATCACCTATTCTTGCAGTTGAGAATATTGATGATACTCTTCCTATTTCTATTGATTTTGTAGGTAATAATGATTCCTATGTATTAAAAGTTAAAGGCGAAAGTATGATTGAAGCTGGAATTCTAAATGGTGATTATGTGATTGTAAATTCTCAAAACACTGCAGATAATGGTGATATAGTTGTAGCGTTAATTGGAGATGAAGCTACAGTTAAGACGTTTTATAAAGAAAAGGATCATATTAGGTTACAACCTCAAAATAGCTCAATGGACCCAATTTTAATTAAAGAACCATACATATTAGGAGTTGTAAAAGCTGTAGTTAGAAAATATTAA
- a CDS encoding methionine gamma-lyase family protein — protein MLTEDILCKQFGISKDVFNYVANIEKNIKDKYFKKIELVREYNQYKVINAMQEHNLDYTNFYWNTGYGYDDIGREKTEKIFASVFNTEDALVRPSIASGTHALYLTLSSILQYDDEVIAISGKPYDTLLTVLGEEGNEPGNLKESGIKYKEIPLYNSEIDWERAIKEITMKTKLLMIQRSTGYSFRSALTLTKIKTAIDKIREVYPNIYIMVDNCYGEFIDDIEPSDVGADVIVGSLIKNPGGGIALSGGYVAGKKEIINRVANRLTAPGVGKEIGLTYGTTRNTLQGLFFAPHIVSEALKGAILFGGVFSSLGYEVTPTLDDERSDIIQAIKFNNKDMVVKICEAIQSSSPVDAHVAPMPWEMPGYTNQVIMASGAFISGSSIELSADAPMRAPYIAYIQGGLFYDHAKLGVMLSLQKLLDFDDIKNKIHLK, from the coding sequence ATGTTAACAGAAGATATATTATGTAAACAATTCGGTATAAGTAAAGATGTATTTAACTATGTCGCAAATATTGAAAAAAATATTAAAGATAAATACTTTAAAAAAATCGAACTGGTACGAGAGTATAATCAATATAAAGTTATAAATGCAATGCAAGAACATAATTTAGATTATACTAATTTTTATTGGAATACAGGTTACGGTTATGACGATATTGGAAGAGAAAAAACAGAGAAAATATTTGCTTCGGTATTTAATACAGAAGATGCATTAGTAAGACCTTCTATAGCATCAGGAACGCATGCTTTATATTTAACACTTTCATCCATATTACAATATGATGATGAAGTAATAGCAATATCAGGCAAGCCATATGATACGCTCCTTACTGTATTAGGAGAAGAAGGTAACGAGCCAGGTAATCTAAAGGAAAGTGGAATTAAATATAAGGAGATACCATTATATAATAGTGAAATTGATTGGGAAAGAGCAATCAAAGAAATTACCATGAAAACTAAACTACTTATGATTCAAAGGTCAACAGGTTATAGTTTTAGGTCAGCATTAACTTTGACAAAAATAAAAACTGCTATTGATAAAATACGAGAAGTTTATCCAAATATATACATAATGGTTGACAATTGTTATGGTGAATTTATTGATGATATCGAACCTTCAGATGTAGGTGCTGATGTAATTGTAGGATCACTTATTAAGAATCCCGGAGGAGGAATAGCTCTTTCTGGTGGTTATGTGGCTGGTAAAAAGGAAATAATAAATCGTGTAGCTAACCGCTTAACTGCGCCTGGAGTTGGAAAAGAAATTGGACTTACATATGGTACTACAAGAAATACTCTACAAGGATTGTTCTTTGCACCACATATAGTCAGTGAAGCTCTGAAAGGAGCCATACTCTTTGGAGGTGTTTTTAGTTCATTAGGATACGAAGTTACCCCAACTTTAGATGATGAAAGAAGCGATATAATTCAAGCGATTAAATTCAATAACAAAGATATGGTTGTTAAAATTTGTGAAGCAATTCAAAGTTCTTCTCCTGTAGATGCTCATGTAGCACCAATGCCATGGGAAATGCCAGGATATACAAACCAAGTAATTATGGCTTCAGGAGCTTTTATATCAGGATCATCAATAGAATTAAGTGCAGATGCTCCTATGAGAGCTCCATATATTGCATATATTCAGGGCGGATTGTTCTACGACCATGCTAAATTAGGAGTAATGCTGTCTCTACAAAAATTGCTAGACTTTGATGACATTAAAAATAAAATTCATCTAAAATAA
- the thiM gene encoding hydroxyethylthiazole kinase, translated as MFSEVLKNVKNNTPLVHNITNYVTVNDCANILLACGGSPIMADDIEEVEEITSICNALVINIGTLNSRTVESMIKAGKKANELSIPVILDPVGAGASKLRTETTFKLLEEVKFTVIRGNMSEIKTVGKANINKTRGVDANEDDSLNEDNIEGAVKYIKSLAKKLSVIVAVTGAIDIVTDGSKTYLIRNGHPLMSKISGTGCMLSSIVGAYCGANKSNFLEATAAAVCSMGLCGELAYEKMKKNDDGTSLLKAHLIDYISKLDVQILKEGAKLEIK; from the coding sequence ATGTTTTCAGAAGTTTTAAAAAATGTTAAAAACAACACACCTTTGGTTCACAATATTACAAATTATGTTACAGTTAACGATTGTGCAAATATATTGTTAGCTTGCGGAGGTTCTCCCATCATGGCTGATGATATAGAAGAAGTTGAAGAAATTACATCAATATGCAATGCATTGGTTATTAACATAGGAACATTAAATTCAAGGACTGTTGAGTCTATGATTAAGGCTGGGAAAAAAGCAAATGAGCTAAGTATTCCCGTTATACTTGATCCAGTGGGAGCAGGTGCATCTAAGCTTAGAACAGAAACCACCTTTAAGCTATTAGAAGAAGTGAAATTTACTGTTATAAGAGGTAATATGTCAGAAATAAAAACAGTAGGAAAGGCTAACATAAATAAAACAAGAGGTGTGGATGCAAATGAAGATGACTCATTAAACGAAGACAATATAGAAGGAGCAGTAAAATATATTAAATCTTTAGCGAAAAAACTTTCTGTAATCGTAGCTGTTACTGGTGCCATAGATATTGTTACAGATGGTTCAAAAACATATTTGATTAGAAACGGACATCCTTTGATGAGTAAAATATCCGGAACAGGATGTATGCTTTCTTCTATAGTTGGTGCTTATTGCGGAGCCAACAAGAGCAATTTTTTAGAAGCCACAGCAGCTGCAGTATGTTCCATGGGACTATGTGGTGAACTTGCTTATGAAAAAATGAAAAAGAATGACGATGGAACATCTTTATTAAAGGCTCATTTAATAGATTATATTAGTAAACTAGATGTTCAAATACTGAAAGAAGGTGCAAAACTTGAAATTAAATAA
- a CDS encoding ATP-binding cassette domain-containing protein codes for MEYALKLENVTKKYKDFKLDNVNIGMPKGCIMGFIGENGAGKSTTIKLILDLINRDEGIITILDKDNKNEMYSIKENINPI; via the coding sequence ATGGAATATGCATTGAAATTAGAAAATGTAACAAAGAAATATAAAGATTTTAAGTTAGACAATGTTAATATTGGCATGCCTAAAGGATGCATAATGGGTTTTATTGGAGAAAATGGAGCTGGCAAAAGTACAACTATAAAACTTATTCTAGATTTAATAAATCGAGACGAAGGAATAATTACAATTTTAGATAAAGATAATAAAAATGAAATGTATTCGATTAAGGAAAATATCAATCCTATTTAA
- the thiE gene encoding thiamine phosphate synthase: MQNLKLNNKSLVLYAITDRTWLNGKTLPEIVEEAILGGVTFIQLREKNLCLEEFLKTAKEVKKVTDKYNIPFVINDNVDIAVLVNADGVHIGQSDEEIITARQKLGYDKIIGLSAKTVAEAVKAEQNGADYIGVGAVFNTSTKLDADSVSIETLRNICKSVNVPVVAIGGITKDNVLELTGTDISGISVISAIFAQDNIRNAASELIKLTKKIIE; the protein is encoded by the coding sequence GTGCAAAACTTGAAATTAAATAATAAATCATTAGTTCTATATGCAATTACAGATAGGACATGGTTAAATGGTAAGACACTTCCTGAAATAGTGGAAGAGGCAATATTAGGAGGAGTAACGTTCATTCAATTAAGAGAAAAAAACTTATGTTTAGAAGAATTTTTAAAAACAGCCAAAGAAGTGAAGAAAGTAACTGACAAATATAATATTCCATTTGTCATAAATGACAATGTAGATATAGCAGTTTTAGTTAATGCAGACGGTGTGCATATAGGACAAAGTGATGAAGAAATTATAACAGCAAGGCAAAAATTAGGTTATGACAAAATAATTGGCCTTTCAGCGAAAACAGTGGCAGAGGCGGTTAAGGCTGAACAAAACGGAGCGGATTACATTGGTGTTGGAGCAGTTTTTAATACATCAACAAAACTTGATGCTGATAGTGTTTCAATTGAAACACTGAGGAACATATGTAAATCAGTTAATGTACCTGTTGTTGCAATTGGAGGAATAACAAAAGATAATGTACTTGAACTAACAGGTACAGATATATCTGGTATATCTGTGATATCAGCAATCTTTGCACAGGACAATATTAGAAATGCTGCATCTGAACTTATAAAATTAACAAAGAAAATAATAGAATGA
- the yneA gene encoding cell division suppressor protein YneA, producing the protein MIIMNKYKVNNMKKFKRFMFITILLISILAFTFIMTLNAYSKDIPQFDYVNVKEGDTLWSIASLYTDNREIREIIYEISIVNDIHNASIYPGDIIKIPLH; encoded by the coding sequence ATGATTATAATGAATAAGTATAAAGTAAATAATATGAAAAAATTCAAAAGATTTATGTTCATAACAATATTATTAATTAGTATATTGGCCTTTACATTTATTATGACTTTAAATGCATATTCTAAAGATATACCTCAATTTGATTATGTAAATGTAAAAGAAGGGGACACCTTATGGTCTATTGCATCACTTTATACCGACAATAGAGAAATAAGAGAAATAATATATGAAATTTCAATTGTAAACGATATACATAATGCTTCAATATACCCAGGCGATATAATTAAAATTCCCTTACATTAA
- a CDS encoding GntR family transcriptional regulator, with protein MNIIISNSSGQPIYEQIVSQIKSLIISGELNEGDALPSMRLLAKELRISVITTKRAYEELEREGFTVSFTGKGSFVASRNIDLIKEQQLKEIENHMQEIIKLSYNCGIKLDELIEMLTLFYEGE; from the coding sequence ATGAATATAATAATTAGTAATTCAAGCGGTCAACCTATTTATGAACAGATTGTTTCACAGATAAAGTCACTTATTATTTCGGGCGAATTAAATGAAGGAGATGCGCTGCCTTCAATGAGGCTTTTGGCAAAAGAGCTGCGAATCAGTGTGATTACAACAAAACGAGCATATGAAGAACTTGAAAGAGAGGGATTTACCGTTTCCTTTACCGGAAAAGGAAGTTTTGTTGCAAGCCGGAATATTGATTTAATTAAAGAGCAACAGCTGAAGGAAATTGAAAATCATATGCAGGAAATTATTAAATTATCTTATAATTGTGGGATAAAGCTAGACGAATTAATAGAAATGTTGACTTTATTTTATGAAGGAGAGTAA